One Erysipelothrix amsterdamensis DNA window includes the following coding sequences:
- the rsmG gene encoding 16S rRNA (guanine(527)-N(7))-methyltransferase RsmG produces MNFLEFISKIEALGIVVSEEMKQQFLTYKNLIQEVNKVLNLTGIDDDEGIFLKHFYDSLLISPLIKENSSIADIGSGAGFPGIVLAIARPDVTVTCIEPTTKRTNFLERVVQECGLKNTIVLNGRAEDVIGELRESFDVATARAVAYLDILSELCLPFVKVGGVFLAMKGTKGIEEYEDSLKAIKILGGELIQTHKFCDDIMGDRYNLEIKKVKSASKKYPRSYAKIKKTPLSGRNHD; encoded by the coding sequence ATGAATTTTTTAGAATTTATTAGTAAAATTGAAGCGTTGGGGATTGTTGTTTCAGAAGAAATGAAACAACAATTTTTAACGTACAAGAATCTTATTCAAGAAGTGAATAAAGTCTTAAATTTAACGGGAATCGATGATGATGAGGGGATATTTTTAAAGCATTTTTATGATTCATTGCTTATCTCGCCATTAATAAAAGAAAACAGTAGCATTGCAGACATTGGGAGTGGTGCTGGATTTCCAGGAATCGTTCTTGCAATTGCGCGTCCCGATGTCACAGTAACGTGTATCGAGCCAACAACAAAGCGAACAAACTTCTTAGAACGTGTTGTACAAGAGTGCGGCTTAAAAAATACAATCGTTTTAAATGGTCGTGCAGAAGATGTTATCGGAGAACTTCGTGAGTCTTTTGATGTCGCAACAGCACGTGCCGTTGCTTATCTTGATATACTCAGTGAATTATGTTTGCCTTTTGTCAAAGTTGGTGGCGTATTTTTAGCAATGAAAGGAACAAAAGGAATCGAGGAATATGAAGATTCCCTAAAGGCTATCAAAATCCTGGGAGGAGAATTAATTCAAACTCATAAATTTTGTGATGATATCATGGGCGACCGCTATAATTTAGAGATTAAAAAAGTGAAGTCCGCTTCGAAGAAGTATCCAAGAAGTTATGCTAAAATTAAGAAGACACCACTGTCTGGGAGGAATCATGATTGA
- the typA gene encoding translational GTPase TypA, whose protein sequence is MKKIINIAIIAHVDAGKSTLVDGILSTSGAFKLEQKAVDRVMDRNDLEKERGITIYSKNCSVFYKDTKINIVDTPGHADFAGEVERIIKTVDTVILLVDSVEGPMPQTRFVLRKALEQNLKPIVLINKMDKSERRPDEVLEEIYDLFLDLDADESQLFFPILYGVTRDFKVSRHQDVRDASMDVLFDTILEHTDVYTDKDTQPLQMQVSTLDYDAYLGRLGIGRIHQGVLEQGQGISVINNFGKHSHSRIKKMFVYKGVTHKEVTRAHSGDIVVIAGISSITVGDTICSLDAPIPMEAIMVEQPTMSMNFYVNSSPLQGKEGKYITSRNIKERLDRELEVNVGMKVESGLSSDYFTVSGRGELHLSVLIETMRREGYELSIGKPHVILKECNGIMYEPIDLVIIETPEKYSGKIIEQMSLRHGNLYDVEQSKNNIRQYWYIPARHILGFRTDLINLTHGNAIMMREHYKYDVQQGTLNMPKRGSLISNASGNSMAFPMFHIQDRGRFFIGAQTEVYPGMIVGVTNKENDMWVNVIRNKRLNSYRGNGRGGKEEALKLEDPITLTLEYALDYITEDDLVEVTPLNIRLRKKNLRQ, encoded by the coding sequence ATGAAAAAAATAATAAATATTGCCATCATCGCCCATGTCGATGCTGGTAAGAGTACGCTTGTTGATGGGATTTTATCCACGTCAGGTGCTTTTAAACTTGAGCAAAAGGCAGTCGATCGTGTGATGGATCGTAATGATCTCGAGAAAGAACGTGGGATTACGATCTACTCTAAAAACTGTTCGGTCTTCTATAAAGATACGAAAATTAATATTGTAGATACACCAGGTCATGCAGATTTTGCTGGAGAAGTAGAACGTATAATCAAAACGGTTGATACTGTAATTTTGTTAGTAGACTCTGTGGAAGGACCAATGCCTCAAACACGGTTCGTCCTTCGCAAAGCACTTGAACAGAATCTAAAGCCAATAGTCTTAATTAATAAAATGGATAAGTCTGAGCGTCGTCCAGATGAAGTTCTCGAAGAAATTTATGATTTATTCTTGGATCTTGATGCAGATGAATCACAACTGTTTTTTCCAATACTATATGGTGTAACACGGGATTTTAAGGTAAGTCGTCATCAAGATGTACGTGATGCATCGATGGATGTGCTATTTGATACAATTCTCGAACATACGGATGTCTATACAGACAAAGATACCCAGCCATTACAGATGCAAGTTTCAACTCTTGATTACGACGCATATCTAGGACGTTTGGGAATTGGACGTATTCATCAAGGGGTATTGGAACAAGGACAGGGTATATCTGTTATTAATAACTTTGGGAAACATTCTCACTCGCGAATTAAAAAGATGTTTGTTTACAAGGGTGTAACACATAAAGAAGTTACGCGAGCTCATAGTGGAGATATCGTAGTAATAGCAGGAATATCGAGTATCACCGTAGGGGATACAATCTGTTCACTAGATGCTCCGATTCCTATGGAAGCGATTATGGTAGAGCAACCCACGATGTCCATGAACTTTTATGTGAATTCCTCTCCATTACAAGGAAAAGAAGGTAAGTATATTACAAGTCGAAATATTAAAGAGCGACTTGATCGAGAGTTGGAGGTTAACGTGGGTATGAAGGTCGAGTCCGGTCTATCATCTGATTACTTCACTGTATCAGGACGAGGTGAGTTGCATCTTTCTGTTTTGATTGAAACGATGCGACGAGAAGGTTACGAACTCTCAATTGGAAAACCGCACGTAATTCTTAAAGAATGCAACGGAATAATGTATGAACCAATCGATCTCGTAATTATTGAAACACCTGAAAAGTATAGCGGTAAGATTATTGAGCAAATGAGCCTTCGTCATGGAAATTTATATGATGTCGAACAAAGCAAGAACAATATTCGACAATATTGGTATATCCCAGCACGCCACATATTAGGGTTTAGAACAGACCTCATTAATTTGACGCATGGTAACGCGATTATGATGCGTGAACATTATAAGTATGATGTTCAGCAAGGAACCCTGAATATGCCCAAACGTGGGTCACTCATATCTAACGCTTCGGGTAATTCAATGGCATTCCCTATGTTTCATATTCAAGATCGTGGCAGATTTTTTATTGGTGCTCAAACGGAAGTCTATCCAGGAATGATAGTTGGGGTTACGAACAAAGAAAATGATATGTGGGTAAATGTAATTCGAAACAAACGATTAAATAGCTACCGAGGTAATGGACGTGGTGGTAAAGAAGAAGCTTTGAAACTTGAGGATCCGATTACACTCACCTTAGAGTATGCTCTTGACTATATTACTGAGGATGATCTTGTTGAGGTGACACCCTTGAATATTAGATTACGTAAGAAAAATTTACGACAATAA
- a CDS encoding Gfo/Idh/MocA family protein: protein MNIGTIGTGVIVEEFIKSTQDLSGVSFKAVYSRTQGRADALAKRFGIKQTHTSLDALFSDSLVDTIYIASPNSLHYEQAYAALKAGKHVIVEKPFVETEERAQQLIRYAQDHNLFLFEAICNIHLPHYQFIKSNLEVIGNIKLVQCNFSQYSSRYDALLAGETPNVFNPHFSGGALADINIYNIHFVVGIFGMPDEVKYYANKHPNGIDTSGILIMKYPTMTVECVGAKDSFSQNFGQIQGDKGYIYIPESVSSIESVSIVTKDSKELINIQDLPRLAYQVEVFERAIRTQDFALRDLYLEQTLSVVRVAEKARKTANNYSKPTQ from the coding sequence ATGAATATTGGAACAATTGGAACAGGGGTTATTGTCGAAGAATTTATTAAATCAACACAAGATTTATCAGGTGTTTCGTTTAAAGCTGTTTATTCACGAACGCAAGGTAGAGCAGATGCTTTAGCAAAGCGTTTTGGTATCAAACAGACACATACAAGTCTTGATGCTTTATTTTCGGATTCGTTGGTGGATACGATCTATATCGCTTCCCCAAACAGTCTTCACTATGAGCAGGCTTATGCTGCGCTTAAGGCCGGAAAGCATGTGATTGTAGAAAAACCTTTTGTTGAAACGGAGGAACGAGCACAACAATTAATCCGTTATGCTCAGGACCATAATTTATTCCTCTTTGAGGCAATTTGCAATATTCATTTACCGCATTATCAATTTATAAAATCAAATTTAGAGGTTATTGGTAATATAAAACTAGTTCAGTGTAATTTTAGTCAATATTCAAGCCGCTATGATGCACTGTTAGCAGGCGAAACACCAAATGTATTTAATCCTCATTTTTCAGGGGGTGCTTTAGCCGATATCAACATTTATAATATTCACTTTGTTGTTGGAATTTTCGGTATGCCGGATGAAGTAAAGTATTATGCGAACAAACATCCAAATGGTATCGATACATCTGGAATTTTAATAATGAAGTATCCTACGATGACAGTGGAGTGTGTCGGTGCTAAAGATAGTTTTTCTCAAAACTTTGGCCAAATTCAGGGTGATAAAGGTTATATTTATATCCCAGAAAGCGTCAGCAGTATTGAGTCGGTAAGTATTGTTACGAAAGATTCAAAAGAATTAATCAACATTCAAGATTTACCAAGATTAGCATATCAAGTAGAAGTATTTGAGCGTGCAATTCGTACTCAAGATTTTGCACTTCGTGATCTGTACTTAGAACAAACATTAAGTGTCGTGAGAGTTGCGGAAAAAGCACGGAAAACTGCTAATAATTATTCAAAGCCAACCCAGTAG
- the mnmG gene encoding tRNA uridine-5-carboxymethylaminomethyl(34) synthesis enzyme MnmG: protein MYDVIVVGGGHAGVEAAVASARMGQRTALFTLNVDKIASMPCNPSIGGPAKGIVVREIEALGGVMGKIADKTALQFRILNSSKGPGVQCLRVQSDKLAYSRAMRDAVLAEPGIEIVQKMVEGVVAENGVVTGVRCKGDEFVAAKTVIITSGTYMSSKILLSSTVTVSGPDGDPTTNNLSESLRALGLKTFRLKTGTPARVYTDSIDFSKTTIQPGDDEPYYFSNSTKKDDVIKEQYPCYLTYTNPTTHDLIEANLDKSSMYSGVVEGVGARYCPSIEDKIVRFADKNRHQIFLEPESAELDTTYVQGLSSSLPEDVQDAMIRTVPGLENCRVQRYGYAIEYDAIDPIQLKPSLEIMTVENLFTAGQINGTSGYEEAAGQGLMAGINAALKNQGKEPLILKRDEAYIGVMLDDLVTKGTLEPYRLLTSRAEYRLLLRHDNAYRRLSHFGNEIGLLSDEDYEKIELDIQIIDEFIEASKTIKLPHNPEFEAYFAEKDSPFQAHDLTIYDAVKRPGIELLEVLDLMDMEVRKDLAFQIQVEIKYEGYIKKAMKEAEKLRSMENIKLPEDINYDSIENLSIEGRQKLTAVRPITMGQASRISGVNPADIAILAMVLKHKG, encoded by the coding sequence ATGTATGATGTTATAGTAGTAGGAGGCGGTCATGCCGGTGTTGAAGCAGCAGTTGCTTCAGCCAGAATGGGGCAAAGAACAGCACTCTTTACGTTAAATGTAGATAAAATTGCATCAATGCCTTGCAATCCATCAATTGGTGGACCTGCAAAGGGTATTGTTGTTCGAGAAATTGAAGCGCTTGGCGGCGTCATGGGGAAGATTGCGGATAAGACCGCTTTACAATTTCGAATATTAAATTCAAGTAAGGGACCCGGTGTTCAATGCTTGCGTGTTCAGTCTGATAAATTAGCTTATTCGCGTGCGATGCGTGATGCTGTGCTTGCTGAACCAGGAATCGAAATCGTTCAGAAAATGGTGGAAGGTGTTGTAGCTGAAAATGGTGTTGTTACCGGTGTTCGTTGTAAAGGTGATGAATTTGTAGCTGCTAAGACCGTTATTATTACCAGTGGAACTTACATGAGTTCAAAGATTTTACTTTCTTCAACAGTTACTGTTAGTGGACCGGATGGAGATCCAACAACGAATAATCTTTCTGAATCTTTACGTGCATTGGGGTTAAAGACATTCCGTCTTAAAACAGGAACACCTGCACGTGTTTACACAGATAGTATTGATTTTAGTAAAACGACGATTCAACCCGGTGACGATGAACCGTATTATTTCTCTAACAGTACCAAGAAGGATGATGTAATTAAGGAACAATACCCTTGTTACTTAACTTATACAAATCCTACAACACATGATTTAATTGAAGCTAATCTCGATAAATCGAGTATGTATTCAGGCGTTGTTGAGGGAGTTGGTGCACGTTATTGTCCATCGATTGAAGATAAAATTGTTCGATTCGCAGATAAAAATCGTCATCAAATCTTTTTAGAACCCGAATCTGCGGAGTTAGATACGACTTATGTGCAAGGACTTTCTTCATCATTACCCGAAGATGTTCAAGATGCGATGATTCGTACTGTTCCTGGATTGGAAAACTGTCGTGTTCAACGCTATGGTTATGCTATCGAATATGATGCAATTGATCCGATTCAATTAAAACCATCACTTGAAATCATGACTGTTGAAAACTTATTTACAGCAGGTCAGATTAACGGAACTTCAGGTTATGAAGAAGCTGCCGGACAAGGACTTATGGCAGGAATTAATGCAGCGCTCAAAAACCAAGGTAAAGAGCCACTTATTCTTAAACGTGATGAAGCTTATATCGGCGTAATGCTCGATGACCTTGTTACTAAGGGGACTTTAGAGCCTTACCGTCTTTTAACGTCACGTGCTGAATATCGACTCTTGCTGCGTCATGACAATGCATATCGTCGTTTATCACACTTTGGTAACGAGATTGGATTGTTAAGTGATGAAGATTATGAGAAAATAGAGTTAGATATTCAAATCATTGATGAATTTATTGAAGCAAGTAAAACAATCAAATTGCCACATAATCCAGAATTTGAAGCTTATTTTGCTGAAAAAGATTCACCATTCCAAGCACATGATCTAACTATCTATGATGCGGTAAAAAGACCGGGTATAGAGTTGTTAGAGGTATTGGATCTGATGGACATGGAAGTTCGTAAAGACTTAGCATTCCAAATCCAAGTAGAAATCAAGTATGAAGGTTATATTAAGAAAGCCATGAAAGAAGCAGAAAAACTTCGATCAATGGAGAATATTAAATTACCTGAAGATATTAACTATGATTCTATTGAAAACTTATCAATTGAGGGGCGTCAAAAACTGACTGCTGTAAGACCGATCACAATGGGTCAAGCATCGCGTATTTCAGGTGTTAATCCAGCAGATATTGCAATTCTTGCTATGGTACTCAAACACAAAGGATAG
- a CDS encoding GntR family transcriptional regulator encodes MFTINTRNATPIFEQIIQQVGKFIAMGILQPHEQLPTVRSLAKDLGVNPNTVSKAYHECEMNGLIYSIPGKGSFVSEHEKGVSNLVSDAYQELTAIYHKLLELGETQDTILNILKESHNDTIH; translated from the coding sequence ATGTTTACAATTAATACACGAAACGCAACACCAATATTTGAACAGATTATTCAACAAGTTGGAAAGTTTATAGCTATGGGGATACTCCAACCACATGAACAACTTCCAACCGTTCGTTCCCTTGCCAAAGATCTCGGTGTAAATCCAAATACCGTTTCTAAGGCTTATCATGAATGCGAGATGAATGGTCTTATCTATTCAATTCCCGGAAAGGGATCTTTTGTAAGCGAGCATGAGAAAGGTGTCAGTAACCTTGTCAGCGATGCCTATCAAGAACTCACTGCAATCTATCATAAATTACTTGAATTAGGAGAAACACAAGATACAATACTCAATATATTGAAGGAGTCACATAATGATACGATTCACTAA
- a CDS encoding ABC transporter ATP-binding protein: MIRFTNVNKKFDNKIVLEDINITFNDGSIIGLVGKNGSGKSTLLRLISGVLHADAGVVLINDQLVYDNPETKKDLFFVGDDPFFFSQSTIKDMQQFYKVFYKSFDDNYYRDLLSLFGLDENRKINALSKGMKRQVSLLLALASKPKILLLDEAFDGLDPIMRFRIKQLLGEMIIDHNSTIIISSHNLRELEDICDTVAIIDENNIMMNQSTNDFGSIYHRYQIAFDLEKKITDFDFMNPLNVTGSARIFSIILKGDREKIEMDLNSMNPLLIEHNDVTLEEIFIYEMENKNHENID, encoded by the coding sequence ATGATACGATTCACTAATGTTAATAAAAAATTTGATAACAAAATAGTACTTGAGGACATCAACATTACATTTAATGATGGTTCGATTATCGGGCTTGTAGGTAAAAACGGTTCGGGTAAATCGACCCTTTTACGCCTTATAAGTGGGGTACTCCATGCAGATGCAGGTGTCGTTTTAATTAATGACCAACTGGTCTATGATAACCCCGAAACTAAAAAAGACTTGTTCTTTGTTGGGGATGATCCATTCTTCTTTAGTCAATCAACGATTAAAGATATGCAACAATTCTATAAAGTTTTCTATAAGTCCTTTGATGACAATTATTACCGCGATCTTCTTAGCTTATTTGGTTTAGACGAAAATCGTAAAATAAACGCATTATCAAAAGGAATGAAGCGTCAAGTATCACTTTTACTCGCTCTCGCATCAAAACCAAAGATTTTGTTACTTGATGAAGCGTTTGATGGGCTTGATCCGATTATGAGATTTCGAATTAAACAATTGCTTGGAGAAATGATTATCGATCATAATTCAACCATTATTATTTCATCTCATAACTTAAGAGAACTTGAAGATATTTGCGATACTGTTGCTATTATTGATGAAAATAATATTATGATGAATCAATCAACGAATGACTTTGGTTCAATTTATCACCGTTACCAAATTGCATTTGATTTGGAGAAGAAAATAACAGACTTTGATTTTATGAATCCTCTGAATGTAACGGGATCGGCACGAATTTTTTCGATAATTCTCAAGGGCGATCGTGAAAAAATTGAAATGGATCTCAATTCAATGAATCCATTACTCATCGAACATAACGATGTAACGCTCGAAGAGATATTTATTTATGAAATGGAGAATAAAAATCATGAAAACATTGATTAA
- a CDS encoding ABC transporter permease, whose product MKTLINSRINFDYLKFNFKKYKGLLLFYTILLMTSFPIPTLIRWIQTPDRHSYENYSTGSVYVPIIITIFLSIVTPMILFNYLSSKKSVDVFHSLPIKRSDLFLTNYVASLLIIFIPFTIAYFSGYGLNNLLFNESLKWYHIETYFQLLAIFFATTTPVMFVLMNTGTLSDALIYTVIIFVAPFLAFGALELFASTFVIGYTSMRMDSLAFLSPPTSILFGLKSMNSPYDMGLYASYWLILGLILLSVSLVIHDGRKSEKSETPFVNNWFFPLIIYLFTGIVLVFLLPIFAMGNRTLTVGSVIMPILIALLLFTLLNIIKNRSLKNMTGILKNYTIFALVLMVFCTILYVTNGLGYTYYIPKIDKIESVTITSQGEVYGNDNENVLTNGGNYLFQKDLHITREHPELLQLTNTFHYSIISQLKENEPLVSSNLDDTSEYTPIYIEYKLKNGSKIKRRFNIKDELLKPLYPAVVNPDTLKDTNILFNEEKQINQIYIFNNTLTEGYRFTGSRSELIETYKEDLKNTELQPNGDTLNFVVAYKVKDREYVNDYLINIDNRHPKTTEYIKNNLKPIDDINTEAVIYRDDEGDSLFSKGISASSSIYVSDRVMNIDSDFVTSSELELLKDKVSSFVLSDKPHDVYRVNVEVIDLNVYFEYYLSVRKDS is encoded by the coding sequence ATGAAAACATTGATTAACTCAAGAATTAATTTTGATTACTTAAAGTTTAACTTTAAGAAATACAAAGGTTTACTCTTATTCTATACAATTCTTCTAATGACTTCGTTTCCAATACCAACTTTAATTCGTTGGATTCAAACTCCTGACCGACATAGTTATGAAAATTATTCTACTGGTTCGGTGTATGTACCCATAATCATCACAATATTTTTGTCGATCGTGACACCAATGATTCTCTTTAACTACTTAAGTAGCAAGAAATCCGTTGACGTATTTCATTCATTACCCATTAAGCGCAGTGACTTATTTCTAACAAACTATGTTGCTTCTCTTCTCATTATTTTTATTCCGTTCACCATCGCCTATTTCTCAGGCTACGGACTCAATAATCTATTATTCAATGAGTCCTTAAAGTGGTATCACATTGAAACTTACTTCCAGTTGCTCGCAATCTTCTTCGCAACGACAACACCTGTGATGTTTGTTTTAATGAATACAGGAACACTTTCCGACGCATTGATTTATACCGTAATTATCTTTGTAGCACCTTTTTTAGCGTTCGGTGCATTGGAACTCTTTGCATCCACATTTGTAATTGGTTACACATCTATGAGAATGGACTCTTTGGCCTTTTTATCACCGCCTACTTCCATATTATTCGGATTAAAATCGATGAATTCTCCCTATGATATGGGTCTTTATGCTTCCTATTGGTTGATCCTTGGACTCATACTCTTGTCGGTATCTCTTGTAATTCACGATGGTCGTAAATCCGAGAAAAGTGAGACACCATTTGTTAATAATTGGTTCTTCCCATTAATCATTTATTTATTTACAGGTATCGTATTAGTTTTCTTGCTTCCAATCTTTGCGATGGGAAATCGAACACTTACTGTAGGTTCGGTAATTATGCCTATTTTAATTGCGCTACTGCTCTTTACGCTATTAAACATTATCAAAAATCGCTCACTGAAAAATATGACAGGAATTCTAAAAAACTATACAATCTTTGCGCTTGTGTTAATGGTATTCTGTACAATCTTATATGTAACCAATGGGCTCGGATATACATACTACATTCCAAAGATTGATAAAATTGAGTCCGTCACCATTACATCTCAAGGTGAGGTTTATGGAAACGATAATGAAAACGTCCTCACCAATGGCGGAAACTATCTTTTTCAAAAAGACCTACATATTACGCGTGAACATCCAGAATTACTCCAACTTACAAATACGTTCCATTATTCAATCATTAGCCAATTGAAAGAAAATGAACCTTTAGTAAGCTCAAATCTTGACGATACTTCGGAATATACTCCCATATACATCGAGTACAAACTCAAAAATGGAAGTAAAATAAAACGTCGTTTCAATATTAAGGATGAGTTATTAAAACCACTTTATCCTGCTGTTGTAAACCCTGATACTTTGAAAGATACAAACATTCTCTTCAATGAAGAAAAGCAAATTAATCAAATTTATATCTTCAATAATACCTTGACGGAAGGTTACCGATTTACAGGTTCACGTAGCGAACTCATTGAAACATATAAAGAAGACCTTAAAAATACTGAACTTCAACCTAATGGCGATACACTTAACTTTGTCGTTGCTTATAAGGTAAAAGACCGTGAATATGTGAATGATTACCTTATAAACATTGATAATCGTCATCCAAAAACAACAGAGTACATCAAGAACAACTTAAAACCAATCGATGACATCAATACCGAAGCAGTGATCTATCGTGACGATGAGGGAGATTCTTTATTCTCCAAAGGAATCAGTGCTTCTTCATCAATCTATGTCAGTGACAGAGTAATGAATATTGATTCGGATTTTGTTACTTCAAGCGAATTAGAGTTACTTAAAGACAAAGTTTCTTCATTTGTACTTTCAGACAAACCTCATGATGTTTATCGGGTTAATGTTGAAGTTATAGATCTTAATGTTTATTTTGAATACTACCTCTCTGTTAGAAAAGATTCATAG